In Spinacia oleracea cultivar Varoflay chromosome 5, BTI_SOV_V1, whole genome shotgun sequence, a single window of DNA contains:
- the LOC110791607 gene encoding uncharacterized protein, with protein sequence MTCSDEQKVTTMVLKVDLDCCQCYRKVKKVLCRFPQIRDQVFDEKNNTVIITVVCCSPEKIRDKLCCKAGKSIKSIEIKQPNKPKPAPAPAPAPAPAPAEPEKPKPKPAPAPAPAPAEPEKPKPKPAPAPEPEKPKPAPEQKPPEKIQKNGSKKSDSPPEAAPKPAQPAPKPAEPAPKPAAPAPAPAPAPKPQEPEAQWVPGFPPGPPPQTVFPVSICCAPCYEGRPGGPCYGGGPGAGYPYGYYGRPCPPPPPPGYCSSRCDYFSEENPAACSIM encoded by the exons ATGACTTGTTCTGACGAACAGAAG GTCACAACAATGGTACTCAAGGTTGATCTTGACTGCTGTCAATGTTATAGAAAGGTCAAGAAAGTCCTTTGCAGATTTCCTC AAATACGAGACCAAGTATTTGATGAGAAGAACAACACGGTGATCATCACCGTCGTCTGCTGCAGTCCTGAGAAGATCAGAGACAAGCTTTGCTGTAAAGCTGGAAAATCTATCAAGAGTATTGAAATCAAGCAGCCAAACAAGCCTAAGCCTGCTCCTGCTCCTGCTCCTGCTCCTGCTCCAGCACCGGCCGAACCTGAGAAACCCAAGCCCAAGCCTGCCCCTGCCCCTGCTCCTGCCCCAGCTGAGCCTGAGAAGCCCAAACCCAAGCCTGCTCCAGCCCCTGAGCCTGAAAAGCCTAAGCCTGCTCCTGAACAGAAACCACCTGAAAAGATACAAAAAAACGGCTCCAAGAAATCTGACTCACCCCCTGAGGCAGCTCCAAAACCAGCTCAGCCAGCACCCAAACCAGCTGAGCCAGCTCCTAAACCAGCGGCACCGGCACCAGCACCGGCTCCAGCGCCAAAACCGCAAGAGCCAGAGGCACAATGGGTGCCTGGGTTTCCACCCGGTCCACCACCACAGACAGTGTTTCCTGTATCAATCTGCTGTGCTCCATGCTATGAAGGCAGACCCGGAGGACCATGCTACGGTGGTGGGCCTGGTGCCGGTTACCCATACGGTTACTATGGGCGGCCATGCCCACCCCCACCTCCACCTGGGTACTGTTCGAGTCGGTGCGATTATTTCAGCGAGGAAAATCCTGCTGCATGTTCTATCATGTGA